TGGTTCTGGAGACCCCCAGGGGGAAAGGGCCCAggaatggaggagaaggggggagaagccCTAGAATCCCTCTCCCCCATGACAGCCATGAGGTCCCCGGGGAAGATCTTCTTTCGCAGGTTCTTTTCCTGCCCTCTAAGTTTCTGAAGCTGGAGAAAAAGAAACTTGGCTGAGCTCCAGGGGATGGGTATGGGGGCGTGGAGCATGCATCCGGATGTCAGCAGCCCCCATCCCTCCGTGGGtcggtccctccctcccttcctcccgcccggcccgggccccgcttAGTAGCCTCCACGGGCCCCGACCATGAACAGCTCTGGCCTGCCGTCCGTCAGCCCCTACGTCGCCTCTGCCGTCCCCTCCTTCTCACCCCAGTGCGGGTTGCTGCGGGAGGAACACGAGATCGCTGTACTGAGCGACGGGCGCAGGCCCGACCCCCAGGGGACCACTGTCATCAACGTCCAGACCttcaaccccccgccccccgactacCTGACCTGGTCCCTCTTCAACACGCTCTACATGAACTTCTGCTGCCTCGGCTTCATCGCCCTCATCTTCTCCGTGAAGGTGGGACCCCCGACCCCCAACTGTGGGTGGGGCGGGTGGGCGCAGGGCAGCGGGAGATGGAGTTTGTGGGTGGGTGAGACCCGGGAGTGAGTATGCGCGTGTGCACACACATCTGGTAGTCCTTGAGTTGCACAAAGATGCGGGTCCGTAGGCGAGGGGACAAGTGGGTGAGTCC
This genomic stretch from Tachyglossus aculeatus isolate mTacAcu1 chromosome 22, mTacAcu1.pri, whole genome shotgun sequence harbors:
- the LOC119943815 gene encoding interferon-induced transmembrane protein 1-like, encoding MNSSGLPSVSPYVASAVPSFSPQCGLLREEHEIAVLSDGRRPDPQGTTVINVQTFNPPPPDYLTWSLFNTLYMNFCCLGFIALIFSVKARDHKVLGDVSGAHSYAATSRCLNITALVLSLTFIILVVVLLVTGVLASLHMVSQSLRMNRD